Part of the Patescibacteria group bacterium genome is shown below.
AAGGTTTAAAGTATATCTTTGCTGCTGCACAACTTGGGCACCCTGCTGCCAAGCAGCAATTAAAAGCCAGTGCCAATGAAATATATGACTTGGCAGAATCTTTAGTAGCGACTGGAAAAGTTTATAACATCCAAGATGCCATGGAGTTATATCGCATTATTATTGCATCCAGCGATAGTGAAACGTTGCAACTAAGAGCAAGCCGACGACTTTATAGCCAATCTTCCGCCCCTCCCGTGACGCACGAACCGGAAATCGATTCTGTTCCATTCACACATGGGGTGACATGAGGTTATGGTTAATTAATAATTTGCCCATTCGATGTCAATACCATTCTTTAGACATTTTTCCCCCGCTGTTTTGAGTTTGGAAATAATGAACGCTAAGATTCTTCCATGCTGGTTTTAGGAACTTCTATCACTTGATATCCCGTTCTCATAATGCTTGCTGTTTCAACTTTTGAGACGAATCATTAATGCTTTGATAACTTACTCGGTGCAGATGGTACCTTATTTTTGCTCCAGCCATGGAAGCAAGGCATATAAAAAAAATACCCAAAATAGTTATAAAATTAGGATTAATCTTATTACTAAAAATTTCTACAATAAATATCATAACGGGCATTAGGGGTGAAATTATTGAGATAGTAATAGGCTCTAACTCTTTTAATGAATATTGGAAAATAATTTGCGGTATAACTATCAAAGAAAATGCATTAAAGAGTATATTTTCTAAAATTTCTATTTTAAAAATTTCATGTATCCTTTGGTAAGATATAATCCCAGTAATAGCTATGAGCAAAATAAATCTTATTGCTAAAATATCAAATGGAGAAAAGCCGCTTTTACTGAGT
Proteins encoded:
- a CDS encoding DMT family transporter; translation: MVLICLEQKISIQTYSLKNLIIAILCCIAAGVSLAANNIYAKKLSKSGFSPFDILAIRFILLIAITGIISYQRIHEIFKIEILENILFNAFSLIVIPQIIFQYSLKELEPITISIISPLMPVMIFIVEIFSNKINPNFITILGIFFICLASMAGAKIRYHLHRVSYQSINDSSQKLKQQAL